From the genome of Leishmania braziliensis MHOM/BR/75/M2904 complete genome, chromosome 26, one region includes:
- a CDS encoding putative 60S ribosomal protein L7, translating to MQTVTHTRSAHGYVTVMPAVPAPESAIKRAAFKQQQTESFKKAVVASKAAKAALKKVAYSRGRRYSREYRGAEKKLVTLRRQAASHGNYYLEAKPKVAVVTRIRGIAKVNPKQRKILQLLRLRQIFNTVFVKMNKPIENMLRAVEPYIAYGYPSLATVRAMVYKRGYLKINGQRVKITDNQMIKDKYNNADVVCAEDMVNQIYTCGKHFRTVTHGLWPFKLAPPAGGMRQKRRHFVEGGDYGNRDTLINRFLARMI from the coding sequence ATGCAGACggtcacacacacccgctctGCGCACGGTTACGTTACGGTCATGCCTGCTGTCCCCGCCCCTGAGTCTGCGATCAAGCGCGCTGCGttcaagcagcagcagacggagAGCTTCAAGAAGGCCGTGGTGGCCAGTAAGGCTGCCAAGGCTGCCCTGAAGAAGGTCGCCTACAGCCGTGGCCGCAGGTACTCCCGCGAGTACCGCGGCGCGGAGAAGAAGCTGGtgacgctgcgccgccaggCTGCCTCTCACGGTAACTACTACCTGGAGGCGAAGCCGAAGGTTGCCGTGGTGACCCGCATCCGCGGTATCGCCAAGGTGAACCCGAAGCAGCGCAAgatcctccagctgctgcgcctgcgccagaTCTTCAACACGGTGTTCGTGAAGATGAACAAGCCGATCGAGAACATGCTGCGCGCGGTGGAGCCCTACATCGCGTACGGCTACCCATCCCTGGCCACCGTGCGCGCGATGGTGTACAAGCGCGGCTACCTGAAGATCAACGGCCAGCGTGTGAAGATCACGGATAACCAGATGATCAAGGATAAGTACAACAACGCGGACGTCGTGTGCGCTGAGGATATGGTGAACCAGATCTACACCTGTGGCAAGCACTTCCGCACGGTGACGCACGGCCTGTGGCCCTTCAAGCTGGCCCCGCCGGCCGGTGGCATGCGCCAGAAGCGCCGTCACTTTGTGGAGGGCGGCGACTATGGTAACCGCGACACCCTGATCAACCGCTTTCTCGCCCGCATGATCTGA
- a CDS encoding putative 60S ribosomal protein L7 — MPAVPAPESAIKRAAFKQQQTESFKKAVVASKAAKAALKKVAYSRGRRYSREYRGAEKKLVTLRRQAASHGNYYLEAKPKVAVVTRIRGIAKVNPKQRKILQLLRLRQIFNTVFVKMNKPIENMLRAVEPYIAYGYPSLATVRAMVYKRGYLKINGQRVKITDNQMIKDKYNNADVVCAEDMVNQIYTCGKHFRTVTHGLWPFKLAPPAGGMRQKRRHFVEGGDYGNRDTLINRFLARMI; from the coding sequence ATGCCTGCTGTCCCCGCCCCTGAGTCTGCGATCAAGCGCGCTGCGttcaagcagcagcagacggagAGCTTCAAGAAGGCCGTGGTGGCCAGTAAGGCTGCCAAGGCTGCCCTGAAGAAGGTCGCCTACAGCCGTGGCCGCAGGTACTCCCGCGAGTACCGCGGCGCGGAGAAGAAGCTGGtgacgctgcgccgccaggCTGCCTCTCACGGTAACTACTACCTGGAGGCGAAGCCGAAGGTTGCCGTGGTGACCCGCATCCGCGGTATCGCCAAGGTGAACCCGAAGCAGCGCAAgatcctccagctgctgcgcctgcgccagaTCTTCAACACGGTGTTCGTGAAGATGAACAAGCCGATCGAGAACATGCTGCGCGCGGTGGAGCCCTACATCGCGTACGGCTACCCATCCCTGGCCACCGTGCGCGCGATGGTGTACAAGCGCGGCTACCTGAAGATCAACGGCCAGCGTGTGAAGATCACGGATAACCAGATGATCAAGGATAAGTACAACAACGCGGACGTCGTGTGCGCTGAGGATATGGTGAACCAGATCTACACCTGTGGCAAGCACTTCCGCACGGTGACGCACGGCCTGTGGCCCTTCAAGCTGGCCCCGCCGGCCGGTGGCATGCGCCAGAAGCGCCGTCACTTTGTGGAGGGCGGCGACTATGGTAACCGCGACACCCTGATCAACCGCTTTCTCGCCCGCATGATCTGA
- a CDS encoding cell cycle regulation-like protein, with protein MRLLSKSAHPDGSVEVRVSVSTSEDLWHLYNFILVGDLVLTKTRRKVPRENALGTLAAEMKMLNLEVEVKQITFTPDELRIQGVTKKENSFVKTGAHHTLTIHANPPQEVKITKSEWDSICEDRLKNACDECGKADTAAVLMNFGEAQVILVTPSFMHVKAKIDVTISKKHKGDGKARDKSIERFFKQSLDALVTHVNFEKTKLVLLCSPGHVREEFYAYIKEATQRADQGPLREVHLSLSKFLFVKVSSTTISGLKEALSDPGVAQRMESTKCLDDIRMWEKFQDTMNRDPDRCVYTPQCVYYAAMAGAVGDLMISDDVFRSESPTERRFFLSLVNFVRQSASSTVNVFSSKHVTGEQLTQLGSVAAVLRFSCPEIDEMEVVPEFLASKEVEEFIRENATSRVTV; from the coding sequence ATGCGTCTCTTGAGCAAGTCTGCGCACCCGGATGGCTCGGTGGAGGTGCGCGTCTCGGTCAGCACCTCAGAAGATTTGTGGCACTTGTACAACTTTATTCTCGTAGGCGACCTCGTACTCACCAAAACACGACGCAAAGTTCCGCGTGAGAACGCCCTTGGCACCCTCGCTGCGGAGATGAAGATGCTCAACCTCGAGGTCGAGGTGAAGCAGATCACCTTCACGCCAGACGAGCTGCGCATCCAGGGTGTGACCAAGAAGGAGAATAGCTTTGTAAAGACAGGCGCCCATCATACACTCACAATTCACGCAAATCCGCCGCAGGAGGTGAAAATCACCAAGTCGGAGTGGGATTCGATCTGCGAGGATCGCCTGAAGAACGCGTGCGACGAATGCGGCAAGGCCGACACGGCCGCCGTGCTGATGAACTTTGGCGAGGCTCAGGTGATTCTCGTCACGCCGTCGTTTATGCACGTCAAAGCGAAGATCGACGTCACCATCTCGAAGAAGCACAAAGGCGACGGTAAAGCACGCGACAAGAGCATCGAGCGCTTTTTTAAGCAATCCCTCGACGCCCTCGTCACACATGTGAACTTCGAAAAGACGAAGCTCGTTCTGCTGTGCTCGCCAGGCCATGTGCGGGAGGAGTTTTACGCTTACATCAAGGAAGCCACCCAGCGCGCAGACCAGGGCCCATTACGCGAGGTACACCTTAGCCTCTCCAAGTTCCTTTTCGTAAAGGTGTCATCGACGACGATCAGTGGGCTCAAGGAGGCTCTCAGCGACCCCGGCGTGGCGCAGCGTATGGAGTCGACTAAGTGCCTTGATGACATCCGCATGTGGGAGAAGTTCCAAGACACCATGAACAGGGATCCCGACAGGTGCGTCTATACCCCGCAGTGCGTGTACTACGCCGCGATGGCCGGTGCTGTTGGCGACCTCATGATTAGCGATGATGTCTTTCGCTCCGAAAGCCCGACAGAGCGGCGCTTCTTCTTATCCCTTGTGAATTTTGTGCGTCAGAGCGCATCGTCAACTGTTAACGTCTTCTCTAGCAAGCACGTCACCGGTGAGCAGCTGACGCAGCTGGGCAgcgtcgcggcggtgctgcgcttTAGCTGCCCTGAGATTGATGAGATGGAGGTGGTACCCGAGTTTTTGGCCTCCAAGGAGGTGGAAGAGTTTATTCGGGAGAACGCGACCTCTCGTGTGACGGTCTGA
- a CDS encoding adenine phosphoribosyltransferase, giving the protein MLGIETRGCILGAPLALLLGLPFVPVRRDDISENTFVTEGDSKLPAVPIAVRHSSISAASRVVIVDEFISSSRTMDSAMDCAVVAGLTVVKTVAVCDMSASGGVDYIHREKRMKNANVVTLFRLRSCTGALFLQMLRQVAHMRTSRSPLFSLAPVLKLSIDGLFVCTWPCVPVFPRHFIVASLRFARPPPSLRYAFLSPSTCGYLCAAPSLSFLPL; this is encoded by the coding sequence ATGCTGGGGATCGAGACGCGTGGCTGCATCCTCGGTGCgccgctcgcgctgctgttggGTCTCCCGTTCGTGCCGGTGCGGCGCGACGACATCAGCGAGAACACCTTCGTCACGGAGGGGGACAGCAAGCTACCCGCGGTGCCGATCGCGGTGCGCCATagcagcatcagcgccgcgtcgcGCGTCGTCATTGTGGACGAGTTCATTTCATCCAGCCGCACGATGGACTCGGCGATGGACTGCGCTGTGGTCGCGGGGCTCACCGTAGTGAAGACGGTAGCGGTGTGCGACATGtccgccagcggcggcgtggacTATATCCACAGGGAGAAGCGGATGAAGAACGCTAATGTGGTGACGCTGTTCCGACTGCGTAGCTGCACGGGCGCCCTTTTCCTACAGATGCTACGTCAAGTCGCGCATATGCGCACCTcccgctcccctctcttctccctcgcgcCGGTATTGAAGCTCTCTATCGACGGCTTGTTCGTGTGCACGTGGCCATGTGTGCCTGTCTTTCCCAGGCATTTTATTGTTGCTTCTCTGCGCTTTGCtcgccccccaccctccttgCGATACGCCTTCCTGTCTCCATCAACGTGCGGATACCTGTGCGCggcaccctccctctccttcttacCCCTGTAG
- the APRT gene encoding adenine phosphoribosyltransferase, with amino-acid sequence MSWKEVAPNVFLLDECNSVSQLLKMKYRWYSPKLSPRNVPRFADVSSVTESPETMKALRDLLVERYRAMSPAPTHILGFDARGFLFGPMIAVELGIPFVLLRKADKNPGRLIRSEPYDKEYQEAAPEVMTIRYDSIGKGSRVVLIDDVLATGGTALSGLQLVEACGAEAIEMVVILSIPFLKGASMIHSTANGRYKAVKLISLISEDALGEENCGDSEDFVGPRVMSCSDVLAKNSH; translated from the coding sequence ATGTCTTGGAAGGAAGTAGCGCCCAATGTTTTCCTGCTGGACGAGTGCAACTCGGTCTCGCAACTCCTGAAGATGAAGTACCGCTGGTACTCGCCAAAATTATCACCACGCAATGTTCCACGCTTCGCCGAtgtcagcagcgtcacggaGTCTCCAGAGACGATGAAGGCTTTGCGTGACCTCCTCGTGGAGCGGTACCGCGCCATGTCGCCGGCCCCAACGCACATCCTTGGCTTCGATGCTCGTGGCTTCCTCTTCGGCCCCATGATCGCTGTGGAGCTTGGGATCCCATTCGTACTGCTGCGCAAGGCCGACAAGAACCCCGGTCGCCTTATCCGCAGCGAGCCTTACGACAAAGAGTACCAGGAAGCGGCACCGGAGGTGATGACAATCCGCTACGACAGCATCGGCAAGGGCTCGCGAGTGGTGCTAATCGATGACGTGCTGGCAACGGGTGGAACGGCGCTGTCTGGCCTGCAGCTGGTGGAGGCATGCGGCGCAGAGGCCATTGAGATGGTCGTGATTCTGTCCATTCCTTTCCTGAAGGGGGCATCGATGATTCACTCGACCGCAAACGGCCGTTATAAGGCTGTTAAGTTGATCAGTCTCATCTCTGAGGACGCTCTGGGCGAGGAGAATTGTGGAGACTCGGAGGATTTTGTTGGTCCCCGCGTGATGAGCTGCAGTGATGTGTTGGCCAAGAACTCGCACTAA
- a CDS encoding nuclear lim interactor-interacting factor-like protein, protein MSSAHKPTTQEAINFFKQYRAKFQSGCSEGNSPSQNSVNASRAQNIVTQVQQVGVVADPTTRSIVPMDRRSGTTTTRLDLLRKSPTNCSPCLLQDVAIKPLLPPLPFASVPKVTLVLDVDETLVHSTFQPSSDVVYDKVLHVPSDGRMYTVSVKYRPYLEDFLRFISRRFEVVVFTASMRAYCDKLMDEIDPQGILGNLRLFREHCTLCERSYVKDLHRLGRDLRRVVILDNSPAAYSFQQRNAIPIKTWINDPKDCELFLLFPFLDSLSMCGSVYSELDLYNARGCDYL, encoded by the coding sequence ATGTCCTCGGCGCACAAACCGACGACGCAGGAAGCAATCAACTTCTTCAAGCAGTATCGAGCGAAGTTTCAGTCTGGTTGTAGCGAGGGGAATTCGCCTAGTCAAAATAGTGTGAATGCATCTCGTGCGCAGAACATTGTGAcacaggtgcagcaggtcgGCGTGGTGGCGGACCCAACCACCCGCAGCATTGTTCCGATGGACCGCCGAAGTGGTACGACGACCACGCGGCTCGATCTGCTTCGCAAATCGCCCACAAACTGCTCTCCGTGCTTACTGCAGGACGTCGCGATtaagccgctgctgccgccgctgccctttGCCTCCGTACCAAAGGTGACGCTAGTGCTGGATGTGGACGAGACGCTGGTGCACTCCACGTTTCAGCCGAGCTCGGATGTAGTGTACGACAAAGTGCTGCACGTGCCCTCTGACGGGCGCATGTACACTGTCAGCGTCAAGTACCGACCCTACCTGGAGGACTTTTTGCGCTTCATCAGCCGTCGCTTTGAAGTGGTGGTCTTCACAGCCAGCATGCGCGCCTACTGTGATAAACTAATGGACGAAATCGATCCACAGGGTATTCTGGGAAACTTGCGTCTATTCCGCGAGCACTGCACCCTCTGCGAGCGCTCTTACGTGAAGGATCTTCACCGACTCGGCCGCGATCTTCGTCGAGTTGTCATTCTGGACAACAGCCCAGCCGCCTACTCGTTTCAGCAGCGTAACGCCATCCCGATCAAGACGTGGATCAACGACCCGAAGGACTGCGAGCTGTTCTtgctttttcctttccttgaCAGCCTCTCGATGTGCGGCTCGGTCTACAGCGAGCTGGATCTGTACAACGCCAGGGGGTGCGACTATCTGTGA
- the SIR2 gene encoding putative NAD-dependent SIR2, with amino-acid sequence MKLWPGHFQPTAVHHFIRLLQDEGRLLRCCTQNIDGLERAAGVSSDLLVEAHGSFAAAACIDCHTPYNIEQNYLEAMSGVVSRCSTCGGIAKPNVIFFGECLPDAFFDALHHDAPIAELVIIIGTSLQVHPFAMLPCFVPKSVPRIVMNRERVGGFLFRFPDDPPCAVHDDVTAKKRDSPSSQTRSPSASARREVEREMEEASSPRNEEAEKASTSSSSDGYGQYGDYDVLPDVCRDVLFRGDCQVSAVKLAEYLGLSEALAKRMQSIDAVPTSAGNASHEACN; translated from the coding sequence ATGAAGTTGTGGCCGGGTCACTTTCAGCCCACTGCGGTACACCACTTCATCCGACTGCTGCAAGACGAGGGCCGTCTCCTGCGCTGTTGCACGCAGAACATCGACGGACTGGAGAGGGCAGCGGGCGTGTCGTCAGATCTCCTTGTCGAGGCGCACGGCTCTTtcgcggcagctgcgtgcATCGACTGCCACACGCCGTACAACATTGAGCAGAACTACCTGGAGGCGATGAGTGGTGTTGTCTCCCGCTGCTCTACATGCGGCGGCATTGCGAAACCAAACGTTATATTCTTCGGTGAATGTCTGCCAGACGCGTTCTtcgacgcgctgcaccacgacGCCCCGATCGCTGAGCTCGTTATCATCATCGGGACATCGCTACAGGTGCACCCGTTTGCAATGCTGCCGTGCTTTGTGCCCAAGTCTGTCCCGCGCATCGTCATGAATCGGGAACGCGTCGGCGGCTTCCTCTTCCGCTTTCCTGATGACCCGCCCTGCGCTGTCCACGACGACGTGACTGCCAAGAAGAGGGACTCGCCATCCTCGCAGACTCGATCTCCATCCGCATCGGCTCGGCGTGAGGTGGAGcgggagatggaggaggcatCTTCGCCTCGGAACGAAGAGGCCGAGAAGGCGTCGACGTCGAGCTCGAGCGACGGCTATGGGCAGTACGGCGACTACGATGTCCTCCCGGATGTCTGCCGCGATGTGCTCTTTCGCGGCGACTGCCAAGTGAGTGCCGTAAAGCTTGCTGAGTACCTGGGTCTCAGCGAGGCGCTGGCAAAGCGAATGCAGTCCATCGATGCGGTACCCACTTCTGCAGGGAATGCATCGCATGAAGCGTGTAACTGA